The Streptomyces aurantiacus genome includes a region encoding these proteins:
- a CDS encoding VOC family protein, whose protein sequence is MTFRDTPWPHGTPCWVEVQVEDPVRTSAFYRQLFGWTFFDHGPAYSHYLTARLDGRAVADIGPRPPGESLSGPPSWLVCFAVDSADTAAERIAKAGGTLLLPPDDVGTHGRFAVASDPVGARFAVWQADEYLGAEVASVPGSVAWHHCPNTDIEAVKDFYADVFGLSATRVTGRGRECATLDLDGRPVAGLGAPGDDAPSRMPPSWQVAFGVSDVGAAVAKVVELGGSLLDGPFDTQRGRCALVADEQGTSFEVLAVGAG, encoded by the coding sequence ATGACGTTCCGAGACACTCCCTGGCCGCATGGCACACCGTGCTGGGTGGAGGTGCAGGTCGAGGATCCCGTGCGGACGAGCGCCTTCTACCGGCAGCTGTTCGGCTGGACGTTCTTCGACCACGGTCCGGCGTACAGCCACTACCTGACGGCGCGGCTGGACGGGCGGGCCGTGGCCGACATCGGGCCACGGCCGCCGGGGGAATCCCTCTCCGGGCCTCCGAGCTGGCTGGTCTGCTTCGCGGTCGACAGCGCGGACACGGCGGCGGAGAGGATCGCCAAGGCCGGGGGCACGCTGCTGCTGCCGCCGGACGACGTGGGCACGCACGGGAGGTTCGCGGTCGCGTCCGACCCGGTCGGGGCACGGTTCGCGGTGTGGCAGGCGGACGAGTACCTGGGCGCGGAGGTCGCCAGCGTACCGGGGTCCGTCGCGTGGCATCACTGTCCGAACACGGACATCGAGGCGGTGAAGGACTTCTACGCCGACGTGTTCGGCCTGTCCGCGACGCGGGTGACCGGCAGGGGCCGCGAGTGCGCCACGCTCGACCTCGACGGGCGCCCGGTGGCCGGTCTCGGTGCTCCTGGTGACGACGCGCCGTCTCGGATGCCGCCGTCGTGGCAGGTCGCGTTCGGTGTCTCCGACGTCGGTGCCGCGGTCGCGAAGGTCGTCGAGCTGGGCGGCTCGCTGCTCGACGGTCCCTTCGACACGCAGCGCGGCAGGTGTGCCCTGGTCGCCGACGAGCAGGGCACGTCGTTCGAGGTGCTCGCCGTCGGAGCGGGCTGA
- a CDS encoding IS701 family transposase gives MSSGTKCVDPAEDLADRSGPNAARKVAIDRSLTDLSPVVFASLPRADQRRKGLMYLRGLLGATGRKSVRNIASFLGDQVNDQGLHHFINDSTWEWDPMREALGRHLVRRMSPQGYVLHPMVIPKSGAHSVGVARTFSWEHGQAVTAQQAIGVWGVSSHTAIPLSWWLHLPSHWTRGAPRDDRSSIPPETRPTTPEDSMVSAYLEAASRLRLPHCPVVLNAERLDGIRLVTKLSAAGLRHISRIATDTWLLPHDSALTGWGDNPLQAHQIAQMARNSRKRLTLIPSGNPEASELVTAVRVRLPAALDSTERTHGRGDFLLLGIGRGGARWPEELWLTDMATADHAALLRLVGLSRRVECHGVPRAERVGIRDFVGRSFAGWHRHATLASVAHAAAELAELRLAT, from the coding sequence TTGAGCAGTGGAACGAAGTGCGTCGACCCCGCAGAAGATCTGGCCGACCGATCCGGTCCGAACGCGGCCAGAAAGGTCGCCATCGACCGTTCGTTGACTGATTTGTCTCCGGTGGTTTTCGCCTCACTGCCGCGCGCCGATCAACGCCGAAAGGGATTGATGTATCTACGAGGGCTCCTGGGGGCGACCGGCAGGAAATCGGTACGGAACATCGCGTCCTTTCTCGGGGACCAGGTCAACGATCAGGGTCTGCACCACTTCATCAACGACTCGACATGGGAATGGGACCCCATGCGTGAAGCGCTGGGCCGGCACCTCGTCCGCCGCATGTCGCCGCAGGGGTACGTGCTGCACCCCATGGTCATCCCGAAGTCGGGCGCCCACTCCGTCGGTGTGGCCCGGACGTTCTCGTGGGAACACGGTCAGGCCGTCACCGCACAGCAGGCGATAGGGGTGTGGGGCGTGTCCTCGCACACGGCGATCCCGCTGAGCTGGTGGCTGCATCTGCCGTCCCACTGGACGAGGGGCGCGCCGAGGGACGATCGATCTTCCATACCTCCCGAAACACGTCCCACGACGCCGGAGGACTCGATGGTGAGCGCCTATCTCGAAGCGGCGTCCCGTCTGCGCCTGCCGCACTGTCCGGTGGTGCTGAACGCGGAACGGCTCGACGGCATCAGGCTGGTGACCAAACTCAGTGCCGCGGGACTGAGGCACATCTCCAGGATCGCCACGGACACCTGGCTGCTGCCCCACGACTCCGCGCTGACGGGCTGGGGCGACAATCCGCTGCAAGCACACCAGATAGCGCAGATGGCCAGGAACAGCCGCAAGCGCCTCACCCTGATCCCGTCGGGCAACCCCGAGGCGTCGGAACTCGTCACGGCCGTACGGGTTCGCCTCCCCGCGGCACTCGACTCCACTGAACGCACCCATGGGCGCGGGGACTTCCTCCTGCTCGGCATCGGCCGTGGCGGTGCGCGGTGGCCGGAGGAACTCTGGCTGACCGACATGGCGACGGCCGACCACGCGGCCCTGTTGCGCCTCGTGGGCCTCAGCAGACGCGTCGAGTGCCACGGTGTGCCGCGCGCCGAGCGGGTCGGCATCCGGGACTTCGTCGGCCGCTCGTTCGCCGGCTGGCACCGCCACGCCACACTCGCCTCGGTGGC
- a CDS encoding carboxylesterase family protein, with amino-acid sequence MVRTGAGALRAAAARPDGAAGSVSAFLGVPFMAPPVGRLRFASPRPHPPWSGVRPSAGHRSAFLQPRRGLPPVTAPASARTTAEDAVHANVWTPDVAGRRPVLVYVHGGGWEVGTAASPTFDGSRLAEHGDLVVVTFNYRLGPFGFGLHEHLADPVTGLCANWGLQDQIALVEWVRTNIAAFGGDPENITLCGTSAGGAAVRQLALLPRLGGVIRRIVPISAAHVWTPVYALEPDDARTAFEAVAGRLGVDVPGLRTVDAERLLTVWHEYFAHVPAGRPMTSGRWYRGPVVDGRLIPGQDAHRPVPGLPTLSVVTATEGSFYTVAARPSPADGSELRAMVRDLLLKGRADVGERLVDEVVDHYRVCAREAGLPSDPFALYTEIFGDAMFRHQIVRTAERAARESGAPNFLMHFEYEVHPPGHGSPHEATSPFLFGTHAIAQHREAFGDGPLERRVSATLMDLVASFAHDGAPRSEHAPRWPGFTPDEPSTMLLGSPDGPRIGAVPKAAQLRFWDTADWHPRFRGSGSVPAADPAAPDGPRR; translated from the coding sequence GTGGTGCGGACCGGCGCGGGCGCACTGCGCGCGGCAGCGGCCCGGCCGGACGGGGCGGCCGGGTCCGTCTCGGCGTTCCTCGGGGTCCCCTTCATGGCGCCGCCGGTGGGGCGGCTGCGCTTCGCCTCACCGCGGCCGCACCCGCCGTGGAGCGGCGTACGACCCTCCGCCGGTCATCGCTCCGCCTTCCTCCAGCCCCGACGGGGACTGCCGCCGGTCACCGCCCCGGCCTCCGCCAGGACCACCGCGGAGGACGCCGTCCATGCCAACGTCTGGACACCGGACGTCGCCGGCCGCCGGCCCGTGCTGGTCTACGTCCACGGCGGCGGCTGGGAAGTGGGTACCGCCGCGAGCCCGACCTTCGACGGTTCCCGGCTGGCAGAGCACGGGGACCTGGTCGTCGTCACCTTCAACTACCGCCTGGGCCCCTTCGGATTCGGACTGCACGAGCACCTGGCCGACCCGGTGACGGGCCTGTGCGCCAACTGGGGCCTGCAGGACCAGATCGCGTTGGTCGAATGGGTGCGTACGAACATCGCGGCCTTCGGCGGTGACCCGGAGAACATCACCCTCTGCGGCACGTCCGCGGGCGGCGCCGCCGTCCGGCAGCTCGCACTGCTCCCGCGACTCGGCGGTGTGATCCGCCGCATCGTCCCGATCAGCGCGGCTCATGTCTGGACGCCCGTGTACGCGCTGGAACCGGACGACGCGCGCACGGCGTTCGAGGCGGTGGCGGGCCGCCTCGGCGTCGACGTACCGGGACTGCGCACCGTGGACGCCGAACGGTTGCTGACCGTCTGGCACGAGTACTTCGCCCACGTCCCGGCCGGCCGCCCGATGACATCGGGCCGCTGGTACCGGGGCCCCGTGGTGGACGGCCGGCTGATACCCGGCCAGGACGCGCACCGGCCGGTGCCCGGCCTGCCGACCCTGTCCGTCGTGACCGCGACCGAGGGCTCGTTCTACACCGTTGCCGCCCGGCCGAGCCCCGCCGACGGCTCCGAACTGCGCGCCATGGTCCGTGACCTGCTGCTGAAGGGCCGCGCCGACGTCGGGGAACGGCTCGTCGACGAGGTCGTCGACCACTACCGCGTGTGTGCCCGGGAGGCGGGACTCCCGAGCGATCCGTTCGCCCTCTACACGGAGATCTTCGGGGACGCCATGTTCCGCCACCAGATCGTCCGTACGGCCGAGCGCGCTGCCCGCGAGAGCGGTGCGCCGAACTTCCTCATGCACTTCGAGTACGAGGTGCACCCGCCCGGGCACGGCTCACCGCACGAGGCGACCTCGCCGTTCCTGTTCGGCACGCACGCAATCGCACAGCACCGCGAGGCCTTCGGCGACGGCCCCCTGGAACGTCGGGTCTCGGCGACCCTGATGGACCTGGTGGCATCGTTCGCGCACGACGGAGCACCGCGCAGTGAACACGCCCCGCGATGGCCCGGATTCACCCCCGACGAGCCGAGCACGATGCTCCTCGGCAGCCCGGACGGCCCACGGATCGGCGCCGTACCGAAGGCGGCCCAGCTGCGGTTCTGGGACACGGCCGACTGGCATCCGCGCTTCCGTGGGTCCGGGTCGGTTCCGGCCGCAGACCCGGCCGCGCCGGACGGCCCGCGGCGGTGA